In one Rhizobium lentis genomic region, the following are encoded:
- a CDS encoding SulP family inorganic anion transporter: MLRGLSGFSWDWLRSDIPAGLSVAAVGLPSAIAYPAIAGLPPETGIYASILAPIAYAIFGPSRLLVVGPDAATMTVLAAAMGAIIAASPAGTAVDRVAIASALAIGVGVFCIAAKLLKLGVLASFLSRPILVGFFAGVSLSILVGQIGRFTGVKIESDGLIAPLVEMLAKSGLVHWPSLILGLAMFALLWIVRGLHLKVPGPVLVVVVSVVLSAIFDFRGQGIAVIGDLPSGLPALSLPAFHQMPLDKTVLGSAAIFLVSFGAGIVTARSFGSRTGEEVDANQELIGLGAANIAPGLFGSFPISMSDSRTAINLSTGGVSQLAGLVSAATLIAALVFLNDALSILPIPALAAILATAAISLIDIDELRKIWRISRIEFIFALIAMWGAISFGVLNGVIVAIAATFAYLLRQTMFPRDGLLGRIEGRHGFFDLQRFPEARPIEGAAVFAVQGSILFYNADYVRLRMISVIKALPAETKYLVLDASAITYIDSTGATALEAVADMLAKRNITFAIADLSEESRAILDRAGVINAIGADNLFNGREEALRTLIGDIDQPDRTVPAANVP; encoded by the coding sequence ATGTTGCGAGGCCTGAGCGGGTTCAGCTGGGATTGGCTCCGCAGCGATATCCCCGCCGGGTTGTCGGTCGCTGCCGTCGGCCTGCCGAGCGCCATCGCCTATCCGGCGATCGCGGGCCTGCCGCCGGAGACCGGCATCTATGCCAGCATTCTTGCGCCGATTGCCTATGCGATTTTCGGGCCTTCGCGGCTGCTGGTCGTCGGGCCGGACGCGGCTACGATGACGGTGCTTGCCGCGGCCATGGGAGCCATCATCGCGGCCTCGCCTGCCGGTACCGCTGTCGATCGGGTTGCGATCGCTTCGGCGCTTGCCATCGGTGTCGGCGTCTTTTGCATCGCCGCGAAACTGTTGAAGCTCGGCGTTCTCGCGAGCTTCCTGTCCCGGCCGATTCTGGTCGGGTTTTTCGCCGGCGTGTCGCTTTCGATCCTGGTCGGACAGATCGGCCGCTTCACCGGCGTGAAGATCGAATCCGACGGGCTGATCGCTCCGCTCGTCGAAATGCTAGCCAAGAGCGGCCTGGTCCATTGGCCTTCGCTCATCCTCGGCCTTGCCATGTTTGCGCTGTTATGGATCGTCCGGGGGCTGCACTTGAAGGTTCCAGGCCCGGTTCTGGTGGTGGTGGTGTCTGTCGTTCTGTCGGCGATCTTCGATTTCCGCGGCCAGGGCATCGCCGTGATCGGCGACCTGCCGAGTGGTCTGCCGGCCCTCTCCCTGCCAGCATTTCATCAGATGCCTCTCGACAAGACCGTGCTCGGTTCGGCCGCGATTTTTCTCGTCAGCTTCGGCGCCGGAATAGTGACGGCGCGCAGCTTCGGGTCACGCACCGGCGAGGAAGTCGACGCGAACCAGGAGTTGATCGGACTTGGCGCCGCCAATATCGCACCTGGCCTTTTCGGCTCGTTTCCGATCAGCATGTCCGATTCCCGCACGGCCATAAACCTGTCGACGGGAGGTGTCTCTCAGCTTGCAGGGCTGGTTTCGGCCGCCACCTTGATCGCGGCCCTGGTGTTCCTGAATGATGCGCTGAGCATTCTCCCGATCCCGGCGCTGGCGGCGATCCTGGCAACGGCTGCCATCAGCCTCATCGATATCGATGAGCTCAGGAAGATCTGGCGCATCAGCCGTATCGAATTCATCTTTGCGCTGATCGCCATGTGGGGAGCGATCAGCTTCGGCGTCCTTAACGGCGTGATTGTCGCGATCGCGGCGACCTTCGCCTATCTGCTGCGTCAGACGATGTTTCCGCGCGATGGCCTTCTTGGCCGCATCGAGGGGCGGCACGGCTTCTTCGATCTGCAGCGCTTTCCGGAAGCCCGTCCGATCGAGGGGGCGGCCGTCTTCGCGGTCCAGGGCAGCATCCTGTTTTACAACGCCGATTACGTGCGTTTGCGGATGATTTCGGTGATCAAGGCGCTTCCCGCCGAAACCAAATACCTGGTGCTCGATGCAAGCGCCATTACCTATATCGACAGCACCGGCGCGACCGCGCTCGAGGCTGTCGCTGACATGCTTGCGAAGCGCAACATCACCTTCGCGATCGCCGATCTCAGCGAGGAAAGCCGCGCGATTCTTGATCGTGCCGGCGTGATCAACGCGATCGGCGCCGACAATCTTTTCAATGGCAGGGAAGAAGCCTTGCGGACGCTGATCGGCGACATCGACCAGCCCGACCGCACCGTCCCGGCCGCCAATGTACCCTAG
- the ppk2 gene encoding polyphosphate kinase 2, which yields MDENYEPREAEAEATRNGKDKKKKKSWDYDKEIGRLQVELAYLQAWVKKSGARIVIIFEGRDAAGKGGMIKRIMERLSPRVFRVVALPAPTDREKSQIYMQRYIAHLPAAGEVVIFDRSWYNRAGVDRVMGFCSDKKAQRFLELAPRFEAAIVESGVILLKYFLTVTEEEQERRFRRRIHDPVRQWKLSPMDVESYQRWWDYTRAYDEMLRMTDSNHAPWWIVPSDDKKRARINCISHILQSIPYERVKFDEPDLGKRQKRPADFTEDRSVRHVVPDTTS from the coding sequence ATGGACGAAAACTACGAGCCGAGAGAGGCAGAAGCAGAGGCAACCCGCAACGGCAAAGATAAAAAGAAGAAGAAATCCTGGGATTATGACAAGGAAATCGGCCGGCTGCAGGTGGAGCTGGCTTACCTTCAGGCCTGGGTGAAGAAGTCAGGCGCAAGGATCGTCATCATCTTCGAAGGGCGCGACGCCGCCGGCAAGGGCGGCATGATCAAGCGGATCATGGAACGGCTCAGCCCGCGTGTTTTCCGCGTTGTGGCTCTGCCGGCTCCCACCGACCGGGAAAAGTCGCAGATCTACATGCAGCGTTACATCGCCCACCTGCCGGCAGCCGGCGAAGTCGTGATATTCGACCGCAGCTGGTATAACCGGGCCGGCGTCGATCGTGTCATGGGCTTCTGCAGTGACAAGAAGGCGCAGCGCTTTCTCGAACTCGCGCCCCGCTTCGAAGCCGCCATCGTCGAAAGCGGCGTCATCCTTCTCAAATATTTCCTGACGGTCACCGAGGAGGAACAGGAGCGCCGCTTCAGGCGCCGGATCCATGATCCGGTGCGGCAATGGAAGCTCAGTCCCATGGATGTCGAATCCTACCAGCGCTGGTGGGATTATACGCGCGCCTATGACGAGATGCTGCGGATGACCGACTCCAACCATGCACCGTGGTGGATCGTGCCTTCCGACGACAAGAAACGGGCGCGGATCAACTGCATCTCGCACATCCTGCAGTCCATTCCGTATGAACGAGTGAAATTTGACGAGCCCGATCTGGGGAAACGGCAGAAACGACCGGCCGACTTCACTGAGGACCGCAGCGTCCGCCATGTCGTGCCTGACACGACCTCATAG